A single region of the Cronobacter condimenti 1330 genome encodes:
- the ahr gene encoding NADPH-dependent aldehyde reductase Ahr codes for MTIIKSYAAHKAGAELELYEYDAGELKPEDVEVEVEYCGICHSDLSMIDNEWGISAYPLIAGHEVIGRVSSLGGSAQNKGLKVGQRVGIGWTASSCEHCDACISGNQVNCQHGSVPTILNRGGFADKIRANWQWVIPMPENIDAASAGPLLCGGITVFKPLLMHHITATSRVGVIGIGGLGHIAIKLLRAMGCEVTAFSSNPSKEQEILAMGADKVVNSRDPKALEALAGQFDLIINTVNVSLDWMPYFQALAWGGNFHTVGAVMKPFEVPAFSLIMGDRSVTGSATGSPHELRSLMKLAARAKVAPQTEEFPMSRINEALQHVRDGKARYRVVLKADF; via the coding sequence ATGACCATCATCAAAAGTTACGCCGCGCATAAAGCTGGCGCAGAGCTTGAGCTCTATGAGTACGACGCAGGCGAACTGAAGCCTGAAGATGTGGAGGTTGAGGTTGAGTACTGCGGCATCTGCCACTCCGATCTCTCGATGATCGACAACGAATGGGGCATTTCAGCGTATCCGCTGATTGCGGGCCACGAGGTGATTGGCCGCGTGAGTTCACTGGGCGGCAGCGCGCAGAATAAGGGCCTGAAAGTGGGCCAGCGTGTCGGTATCGGCTGGACAGCGTCAAGCTGTGAGCACTGCGATGCGTGTATCAGCGGCAACCAGGTGAACTGCCAGCACGGCAGCGTGCCGACTATCCTGAACCGCGGCGGCTTCGCCGATAAAATTCGCGCAAACTGGCAGTGGGTGATCCCGATGCCGGAAAACATCGACGCCGCGTCTGCCGGTCCGCTGCTGTGTGGCGGTATCACGGTATTCAAACCGTTGCTGATGCATCACATCACCGCCACCAGCCGCGTCGGCGTTATCGGTATCGGCGGCCTCGGACATATCGCCATTAAGCTGCTGCGCGCGATGGGCTGTGAAGTGACCGCGTTCAGCTCGAACCCGTCGAAAGAGCAGGAGATCCTGGCGATGGGCGCGGATAAGGTAGTGAACAGCCGTGACCCGAAAGCGCTTGAAGCGCTGGCCGGGCAGTTCGACCTGATTATTAACACCGTGAACGTGTCGCTCGACTGGATGCCGTACTTCCAGGCGCTGGCCTGGGGCGGGAATTTCCATACCGTCGGCGCGGTGATGAAGCCGTTCGAAGTCCCGGCGTTTTCACTCATCATGGGCGATCGCAGCGTGACCGGCTCCGCGACCGGTTCTCCGCACGAGCTGCGCTCGCTGATGAAGCTCGCCGCACGCGCGAAAGTGGCTCCGCAGACCGAAGAATTCCCGATGTCTCGCATCAACGAGGCGCTGCAACACGTGCGCGACGGCAAAGCGCGCTACCGCGTCGTGCTGAAAGCGGATTTCTAA